One genomic window of Salvia miltiorrhiza cultivar Shanhuang (shh) chromosome 4, IMPLAD_Smil_shh, whole genome shotgun sequence includes the following:
- the LOC131023918 gene encoding probable NAD(P)H dehydrogenase (quinone) FQR1-like 2, which translates to MGKGGGCVPSKKKFPKRTTAAAAEDDHELPESTPAATESTATAPPADEAVAIIPPEHPRRNVRLFIVFYSMYGHVEGLARRMKQGADSVPGVEAVLYRVPETLTDEVLAKMRAPPKDDSIPEIGSPADLAGADGFLFGFPTRYGCMAAQMKAFFDSTGQLWREQKLAGKPAGFFVSTGTQGGGQETTAWTAITQLAHHGMLFVPIGYTFGAGMFRMDSIRGGSPYGAGVFAGDGTREPSETELALAEHQGNYMAAIVKRLAQP; encoded by the exons ATGGGAAAAGGCGGTGGCTGTGTCCCTAGCAAGAAAAAGTTCCCCAAacgcaccaccgccgccgccgccgaggaTGACCACGAACTCCCCGAGTCTACCCCAGCTGCCACGGAGAGTACCGCCACCGCGCCGCCCGCAGACGAAGCAGTCGCCATTATCCCTCCCGAACACCCGCGTCGCAATGTCAGACTCTTCATAGTGTTCTACTCGATGTACGGGCACGTGGAGGGCCTCGCCCGGCGGATGAAGCAGGGCGCCGACAGCGTGCCCGGCGTCGAGGCCGTGCTCTACAGGGTGCCGGAGACGTTGACCGACGAAGTCCTCGCCAAAATGCGGGCCCCGCCCAAGGACGACTCGATTCCCGAGATCGGGTCGCCCGCGGATTTGGCTGGCGCCGACGGCTTCCTATTCGGGTTCCCCACGAGGTACGGGTGTATGGCTGCGCAGATGAAGGCGTTCTTCGATTCCACCGGCCAATTGTGGAGGGAGCAGAAGCTCGCCGGGAAGCCCGCCGGCTTCTTTGTCAGCACCGGGACTCAAGGTGGCGGCCAAGAAACCACTGC TTGGACAGCGATTACCCAATTAGCTCATCACGGGATGCTATTTGTTCCAATTGGATACACATTTGGTGCGGGTATGTTCAGAATGGATTCCATTAGAGGTGGTTCTCCGTATGGAGCTGGGGTTTTCGCAGGTGACGGCACGAGGGAGCCAAGTGAAACGGAGCTGGCCCTTGCAGAGCACCAGGGCAACTACATGGCTGCCATAGTCAAGCGGTTAGCTCAGCCCTGA
- the LOC131023919 gene encoding anthocyanidin 3-O-glucosyltransferase 5 — MDSSWANLHVAILSSPGMGHLIPVLLLGNRLATQHGVRVSVLLVTTAASPPVWELLKLPLHPLVQILELPPVDISHLIDSSAKVVTQLCLMVRESLPSIRAAMDPRPHALFVDHFGTDALHIAAEFNMPNYVYIPSNAWFTALLLHSPLLHQQIPGDYVDQTDPIQIPGCKPVRPEDLVDPMLDRKDQQYQEYLKVCTNIPLCDGVLINSWKDLEPKTIQALAENRIPVHPIGPLTREVEPGNRDSDLVRWLDRQPHESVVLVSFGSGGVLSQQQMTELAWGLELSRQRFIWVVRHPTQGAVDDAFFRVTNGHDDATLDYLPQGFLSRTQNLGLLVPNWAPQAEILSHPAVGGFLSHCGWNSTLEGITNGLPLIAWPLYAEQKMNAALLAEEVGVALRPRALPTSQVVGREEIEMMVRALMEGEQGRRLRGKARQLRMTAVEALKVGGPSHTTLCDLLANISST; from the coding sequence ATGGATAGCTCTTGGGCCAATCTTCATGTTGCTATACTATCGAGTCCCGGAATGGGCCACCTAATCCCGGTGCTGCTTCTGGGCAACCGCCTCGCCACCCAGCACGGCGTCAGGGTGAGCGTTCTTCTAGTGACGACCGCCGCGTCGCCGCCGGTGTGGGAGCTCCTGAAGCTCCCCCTCCACCCACTAGTTCAAATACTGGAGCTCCCTCCTGTCGATATCTCTCACCTAATCGATTCCTCCGCCAAAGTCGTCACCCAGCTCTGCCTAATGGTCCGCGAATCCCTCCCGTCCATCCGCGCCGCCATGGACCCCCGTCCCCACGCCCTCTTCGTCGACCACTTCGGCACCGATGCACTGCACATCGCTGCCGAGTTCAACATGCCTAACTACGTTTACATCCCTTCCAATGCCTGGTTCACAGCTCTACTCCTACACAGTCCGCTTCTTCATCAACAAATCCCGGGTGACTACGTTGATCAAACAGATCCCATCCAAATCCCGGGCTGCAAACCGGTCCGACCGGAGGACTTAGTCGACCCCATGCTCGACCGGAAAGATCAGCAGTACCAGGAGTACCTCAAGGTTTGTACCAACATTCCTTTATGCGACGGTGTTTTGATCAACTCATGGAAGGATTTGGAACCCAAAACAATCCAAGCTTTAGCCGAGAACCGGATCCCGGTTCACCCGATCGGACCGCTTACGAGAGAGGTTGAACCGGGAAACCGGGATTCCGATCTGGTCCGCTGGTTGGACCGGCAACCGCATGAATCGGTAGTCTTGGTGTCGTTTGGCAGTGGCGGAGTGTTATCGCAACAGCAGATGACGGAGCTAGCTTGGGGGCTGGAGCTGAGCCGGCAGAGATTTATTTGGGTGGTGCGCCACCCCACCCAAGGCGCCGTGGACGACGCATTTTTCAGGGTGACCAACGGTCACGATGATGCCACGCTGGACTATTTGCCGCAAGGCTTTCTCAGCCGAACGCAAAACCTAGGGTTGCTAGTCCCCAATTGGGCCCCGCAAGCGGAGATACTAAGCCATCCCGCGGTGGGAGGATTTCTGTCGCACTGCGGATGGAACTCCACTCTGGAGGGCATCACCAACGGCCTGCCATTGATCGCGTGGCCGCTTTACGCTGAGCAGAAGATGAACGCCGCCCTGCTGGCCGAGGAGGTTGGCGTAGCGCTGCGGCCGCGGGCGCTGCCGACGTCGCAGGTGGTGGGAAGGGAGGAGATAGAGATGATGGTGAGGGCTTTGATGGAGGGAGAACAAGGGCGGCGTTTGAGGGGCAAGGCTAGGCAGCTCAGGATGACCGCCGTTGAGGCCCTCAAGGTGGGTGGGCCATCCCACACGACATTGTGTGACCTGCTTGCCAACATATCTTCTACTTAA
- the LOC131023920 gene encoding BES1/BZR1 homolog protein 2: protein MTACGSSTGRQPTWKERENNKRRERRRRAVAAKIYTGLRAQGNYRLPKHCDNNEVLKALCREAGWVVEEDGTTYRKGCKPPQGDTPMISASNSLCSSMQPSPNSSAFPSPIPSYQASPTSSSFPSPSRCDGNPTSYILPFLHNLAIPSALPPLRISNSAPVTPPLSSPTRNSKPKVHWESIPTGPLNSFVPSMFAASAPSSPTRRRRFAPAPIPECDESDISVANTARWVNFQTGSSSVAPTSPTYNLVKPVPQQTCLHEGQIGWGAAAKRTRGSDFEFASAVKAWEGEKIHEVGMDDLELTLGSGKPNS, encoded by the exons ATGACTGCTTGTGGTTCATCGACGGGGCGCCAGCCCACCTGGAAGGAGAGGGAGAACAACAAGCGAAGAGAGCGCCGGAGGAGAGCCGTCGCCGCCAAGATCTACACCGGTCTCCGAGCTCAGGGGAATTACAGGCTCCCCAAGCACTGCGACAACAATGAAGTGCTCAAGGCTCTCTGCCGCGAAGCTGGTTGGGTTGTCGAGGAGGATGGAACCACTTATCGCAAG GGATGTAAGCCACCGCAAGGTGATACTCCGATGATTTCTGCGAGTAACAGTTTATGTTCATCAATGCAACCAAGCCCGAATTCTTCAGCATTCCCCAGTCCTATACCTTCTTATCAAGCTAGCCCGACATCTTCATCCTTTCCAAGTCCATCGCGCTGTGATGGAAACCCGACCTCTTACATTTTACCTTTCCTTCACAACTTGGCAATCCCCTCCGCCCTTCCTCCTTTACGTATATCCAATAGTGCTCCTGTTACGCCACCTCTCTCGTCTCCTACTAGAAACTCAAAGCCTAAGGTTCATTGGGAATCTATACCCACAGGTCCACTGAATTCTTTTGTACCCTCTATGTTTGCTGCCTCCGCCCCCTCTAGCCCTACTCGTCGTAGACGTTTTGCACCTGCCCCAATTCCAGAATGCGATGAGTCCGATATCTCTGTAGCTAATACCGCACGCTGGGTTAACTTCCAGACAGGTTCATCCTCAGTTGCTCCCACTTCCCCCACTTATAATCTTGTGAAACCCGTGCCTCAGCAAACTTGCCTTCATGAGGGTCAAATTGGGTGGGGAGCAGCGGCAAAGAGGACACGAGGCTCTGATTTTGAGTTTGCAAGTGCAGTGAAGGCATGGGAAGGTGAAAAGATTCATGAAGTAGGAATGGATGATTTGGAGCTAACACTTGGGAGCGGAAAACCGAACTCTTAA